The following proteins are co-located in the Silene latifolia isolate original U9 population chromosome 1, ASM4854445v1, whole genome shotgun sequence genome:
- the LOC141588741 gene encoding RING-H2 finger protein ATL3-like: MGDTHISPPSVMDSQVAAVSAKIMVTAMIVLFFIVAFAFFLCLYAKWYWSREDPFIVSWRGRVSRQGTPGGVTVEVRQRRGLDSHKLRSLPIVVYDPKNFKEGLECSVCLSEISQGEKVRVLPICNHGFHLECIDMWFKSHSTCPLCRSSLNSPKNRAIESNNQESQQVVGASHVSSDSDSDSDSDLREVPPQFPTNVLIWGNEAQVSSLGEGSGSSTRQTGELVIEIPRYIFDDSLSSAPSTNRVREDEVKTPVVSRLGSLKRMLSRGKRVAPSSSGDVESV, encoded by the coding sequence ATGGGAGATACACATATTTCACCACCATCAGTGATGGATTCACAAGTTGCAGCAGTATCGGCTAAGATCATGGTAACAGCCATGATTGTTCTGTTTTTCATAGTAGCATTTGCATTCTTTTTGTGCCTTTATGCTAAATGGTATTGGTCAAGAGAAGACCCTTTTATAGTCTCTTGGCGAGGCCGCGTATCCCGGCAAGGGACACCGGGTGGTGTGACAGTTGAGGTTCGTCAAAGGAGAGGTTTAGACAGTCATAAGCTACGATCATTGCCGATTGTGGTGTATGATCCTAAGAATTTCAAAGAAGGGTTGGAGTGTTCAGTTTGTTTAAGTGAAATTTCACAAGGGGAGAAAGTTAGGGTGTTGCCTATATGCAATCATGGGTTTCATTTAGAGTGTATTGATATGTGGTTTAAGTCTCATTCTACTTGCCCACTTTGTAGGAGCTCTCTAAATTCACCTAAAAATCGAGCAATCGAGTCTAATAACCAAGAGTCGCAACAAGTTGTTGGTGCTAGTCACGTTTcatcagactcagattcagactcagactcagacttgAGGGAAGTGCCGCCACAATTTCCTACAAATGTTTTGATATGGGGTAATGAAGCCCAAGTTAGCTCACTTGGGGAAGGGTCAGGATCATCCACTAGGCAAACGGGTGAATTGGTTATCGAGATACCAAGATATATATTTGATGATTCGTTGTCATCCGCGCCTTCTACAAACCGAGTTAGGGAGGATGAGGTGAAAACTCCCGTTGTTTCGAGATTAGGGTCGTTGAAGAGGATGTTGAGTAGGGGAAAGAGAGTAGCTCCTTCGAGCTCTGGTGATGTCGAGTCCGTTTAA